In Pseudomonas sp. ADAK2, the genomic window ATGAGCTGCCAAGCGTCGAAGCCAAAAACAAGGAACGCGACGCCCTGGCCAAGGCCATGGAAGAGTTCCTGGCCAAAGGTGGCAAGGTGCAGGAAGTGGAGGCCAACGTGGTCGCCGATCCGCCCAAGAAGCCTGACAACAAGTACGGCAGCCGGCCTATCTAAGCGCCTGCTACTGGCTTGCTTGCTGAAAAAGCCCGCCGTCGCTGCGGGCTTTTTCATGAGCGAAACAAAAGGCGTGGCACCACGCCGTAGGAGCAAAGCTTGCTCGCGATAGCGGTAGGTCAGGCGGAGGCGGCGTTCCAGCGCGCGAGCAACGCCGGCAAATCCGTCAGGCTGCGAATCTCCGCATCCGGCAAGTGATCCGCTTCCCAGGCCTTGCCCGTCGGGTTGAACCAGATCGCGCGCAAGCCTGCCTGTTGGGCGCCGGCAATGTCATCGCCCGGATGATCGCCAATGTGCACCGCCGTCTCGGCCGTCGCACCGCCACGCTGCAAGGCCTCATGAAACAGTCGCGCATCC contains:
- the sutA gene encoding transcriptional regulator SutA, with amino-acid sequence MSDDDLENDDLEVGDEDEAEEGLEAAAEDVADDDGGETPAPTAKGKAKAAVSVDELPSVEAKNKERDALAKAMEEFLAKGGKVQEVEANVVADPPKKPDNKYGSRPI